The Xanthomonas sp. DAR 80977 nucleotide sequence CCTGTACGACGGCCTGGACGCGGTGCAGGAAACGCAGGGCAGCACGGTCAACCCGATCCTGACCGGGCTTGGCATCGATCAGCGTTACGCGCGCGACGACAATGGCGGGCGGACGTACTTCCTGACCGATCTGCTGGGTAGCACGCGGTTGCTGACCAATGCGAGCGGTAGTGCGGTGCAGCGGTATGACTATGATCCGTATGGCAATACCAGCCAGACCAGCAGCAGCTACACGAACCCGTACCAATATACGGGGCGGGAGAGGGATGCAAATGGCTTGTATCAGTACAGAGCTAGATACTATCGGCCAGAGTGGGGACGGTTCGTTAGTGAGGATCCGATTGGATTGGCTGGTGGCTTAAATGGTTATGCCTATGTAGGAGGGAGTCCTATTGTCTTTGTAGACCCTTTAGGTCTTATGGGTAGCAAAGGTGCAGTTCTTAGGCCTTCGCGCTTACTTACGGGTTGCGAAAAGGAAATTTTGGCGCCATATTTTCCAAATTTGGATCTTAGTGGTATTAATGTGCTTCAGGGCATTCCGGTAGAGGCGCAAACCTTTGGCGCTAGTGGGGCAGATGCGTGGACTTTCATGAATAATGTATATCTTGGCGTGCCTGATGCGCCAAACTCTCGATCAATTATAATTTTGCTTGCGCATGAGGTGCGACATTCCGCCCAGTATGCTAATTTGGGTTTGCTGGATATGGCGCTTGGCTATGTCTATGATAATGTCAAATACGGATATAGAAATAATCCGTTTGAAGTTGATGCAAGGGATGTGGAGGCACTAGTGGCAGAAAAATTGAAAAATATGGGGGGAGCGCCGTGCGGATGTGCGCGCTAATTACCTTGATCATGTTATTGGTTTCTGCATGTGGCGGCCATGATAGATTGGAAGATAGTAATTTATATAAAAAATTAAGAAGCATGGATGAGCAGGGGAAATTGAAAATTTGTGAAAATTTACCAGCGGAAGAGAAGGCATCGTTGTTTTTTCTCACCATGCGAAGGCATCATGGTGATTATTCTCTGGATGATTGTTTTGCAAATTCTGGGTTGGATTTTATTTACACGCTAAAGTCTATGATTAAGCAGCGTGGCTTAGAGCAAGACGTCTTGCATCTTATTGTGATTGTCGCATCAATGAAGAAGGATGAGTTGATAAGTAGAGAGGATGTTGTAAATTTAGACTTGAAAAGTCTATGTAAAATTAAGGTGCCTCATGGGTTAGGGGTGTGTTACAGAATGGTGCATGAAATTGGTTGTTCTGGGGGCGAGAATGCTGGTATTAGAGTGGGTGGTTCTATAAATAAATGCCAGTGAAATTAATTTTTTGTTCCTGCTTTAAGCGTGGTATCACCAGGAGACGCAGGGCAGCACGGTCAACCCGATCCTGACCGGGCTTGGCATCGATCAGCGCTACGCGCGCGACGACAATGGCGGGCGCACCTACTTCCTGACCGATCTGCTAGGTAGCACGCGGTTGCTGACCAATGCGGCGGGTAGCGCGGTGCAGCGGTATGACTATGATCCGTATGGCAACACTACCCAGACAAGTACTTCTTATATGAATCCGTATCAGTACACGGGGCGCGAGAGGGATGCGAGCGGGTTGTATTACTACAGGGCAAGGTACTACCGACCGGAGTGGGGACGATTTGTTAGTGAGGATCCGATCCAGCTGAGGGCAGGCCCTAATGCCTACATGTATGCACGGGCTAACCCGGCTAAATACAGGGATCCATCTGGTTTATGGTCGGTAACGATCACACTTATCGATGGTTTTGGTGGTGCTATTGTTTTTGGTCAGGATCCAGAGACCGACCAATGGTTCGGTGGGGGGCGACTCGGGTTTGGAGTCGAAGATGGTATAAGCTTTGATCCTTACGGAAAGCGTCCTGGGAGAGATAAGACGCCTTGCCATGGGACCACTGTGGGGACATACATAGGTGTTGGAATTACTTTTGGTCCATGGTCGTGGAATCCAATACAAGGTGCAGCGGGCGTAGATATTGAATCAGGCGATACCTATCAAGAGGGGCCAGAGGCTGCTGATGCGGCTACAATGAACCCTTCACCGAAGTATGGACTTAGTGTTGGTGGATCAATGGGTCTTGAGGTAATAGGCCATTAGGCTACTTGGGGAGATTGGATGTGTTCAAGAATTTATACGAGATGCCGCGCTTTCTGCTGCTGATGACGTTGGGAGGGTTTGCGGCACTGACAATGGCGATCGTATATCCATCTCTGGGTCTTGATGCATCCGGGCGAGCTGTCAATTCGCCAATCTGGCGGGACGCTGGTAACTGGATCGCATTTGTCTTGCCGGCTCTTATCCTGGGTGTATCCTCAGGACTGATGATGTTTAGACTCAATCTTGGAAGGCTTCTTTTTGCTGCTGGCTGGATCGCCATGAGTATTGGTTTCTATGTCGCGAAACCTTCTGGTGTTATGGGTGCCTCTATGCTAGTCCCAGAGTTTGTTTTTATTTCTACACTGACAATTTCTATTTTTCTGTATTTGTATGTTTCGCCATCGGTGCGAAGGTATTTCTCGCCGCATGGCGACTCGCGCGAATGAGATTTCGATATCGCCGACGAGAGGCCGTTGGCATATGGAGGGGCGTGAGCTGAGCGAAAGGCTGGTTGCTATAGCCCATCCGCACGTCGTAACGCGGTTTGCCACTATTGCGCAAAGCCAATGGCAGGGCCGCGCAAGTCCTAGCGCAGCATCCCCTGCGGCACTTCGATCTCGGTCGCCACCGCCAGGTGGTCGGAGAACGCGGCGGGCAATGCGCGTTGTTCGTTGCAGCGCAGGCCGTCGCTGACCAGGATGTGGTCGATCGCGCGCTGCGGGCGCCAGCTGGGGAAGGTCGGTACCACGCAGCCCGGCGGTTGCAGCCGGGTGCGCTTGTACAGGGCCTGCATCTCGGGCCGGTCGGCGACGCAGTTGAAGTCGCCCATCAGCACCGCGTTGGGATGGTCGGACAGCAGTTCGGCGATGAAGGCCAGCTGCGATGCGCGCGAGTTGGCGCCCAGCGACAGGTGCGCCACCGCGATCGCCAGCCCTTCCGCGCCGTCGCCGAACTTGGCCAGCAGCACGCCGCGCCCACCGAGCCGGCCGGGCAGGGGATGGTCCTGGACCTCGACCGGCTCCAGCCGGCTGAGCAGGCCGTTGGCGCTGGAGGCCACACCGCCCATACGCCGGTTCGGCTGGTGGCTCCAGTAATTGAAGCCGGCGCGCTCGGCCAGGTAATGGGTCTGGTTGGTGAAGCCCGAGCGCAGGCTGCCCGGATCGCTTTCCTGCAGGCCGACGATGTCGTGCCCGCGGGCCAGCTGCGCGATCGCGTCCAGGCTGCTGCGCTTGCTTCCCGCCGGCAGCGCGTGCGACCAGCTGCGGGTCACGTAATCGCTGTAGCGGCGCGTGCTCGAGCCGGCCTGGATATTGGCGGTGAGCACGCGCAGCGTGCGGGTGGTGGGGTCGGTCACTGCGGAGCGGCCTGGTGGGAGCGGGAGCTTACTTGGCCAGCGCCGCGCGCTCGCGCGCGATCAGGTGATCGGCGATGCGCAATTTGTCCGGGTAGCTGTTGCCCTTGATCAGATACTTGCCGTTGACGATCAGCGACGGCGTGCCGTCGACGCCGCTGCGCATGGCGAACTGCTTGGCGCGGTTGGTCTTGCTGCTGACCGCGAAGCTGCCCATGGTGTCGGCGAACTGCTTGGGATCCACGCCGTACTTGGCGTAGAAGCCGGCGATGTCCTGCACCGAATCGCGGCCGCGCTCGCCCTTGAGGCTCTGGTCGACGTGGATCGCCTTGTACAGCGCCTCGTGGGTCTTCTCCTGCACCCCCAGCGCCTCGGCGGCGTAGAACGCGCGCGCGTAGTCGTCCCAGGTGCCGCCGAACATCGCCGGCACGTACACGAAATGCACATCCGCCGGCAGGCCGGCCTTCCATGGGCCGATCAGCGGCTGGAAGGCGGCACAGGCCGGGCACACGTAGCCGAACACTTCGGTCACTTCGATCTTGCCATTGGTCGGCTGGAACGGTTGGCCGCCCGGAATCTCCTTGTAGTCGGTGCCGGCGACCGGTTCGGCGCCGCTCGGCGTACGCGCCGCGACCGGCGCGGCGGGCGCCTCGGCGGCAGGCGGCGCAGCGGCATCGGTCGCCGGAGTGGAGGCGGTTTCGGCAGTGGCGGCGGGCGCGGTGTCGCTGGCGGCGGGCGCAGCCGGCGCCGCGGCGGGGGCGTCGGCGGCCGGGGCGACGGTATCGGCGGTGCCGTCCTGGGCCTTGCATGCGACCAGGATCGGCAGCAGGGCCATCAGGGTCAGGGCGAAGCGGGTCTTCATCGGCGGCATCTCCAGCAGGATAGGGGGCAAACGCCGGCCGCGCCGAGAAGCGCGGCAGGCAACCCCGTCATGATGCCATGGCGCGGATGAAGCGCCGTGTTGCGGGTCTACTTGCCCGCGCGCTCGCGGGCGACCAGCGCATCGGCGATGCGCAGCATGTCCTGGAAATTCTTGCCCTTGACCAGGTACTTGCCGTTGATCACCAGTGCCGGGGTGCCGGGGATATCGCTGCGCGTGGCGAAGTCGCGCGCGGCCTTGACCTGCGCGGCCACCTGCGGGCTGCTGTAGGCGGCGACGAAGTCCTGCGGCTTGACTCCGTATGCGGCGTAGAACGCGGCCAGCTCTTCCGGTGCCACGTTCTGCACCGGCACGCTGTGCTTGTCGTGGATCGCCTCGAACAGGTCGTGGTGGCTGCGGGTCTGCACGCCCAGCTTCTGCGCGGCATAGAAGGCGCTGGCGAAGCTGTCCCAGAAACCGCCGAACGCGGCCGGCACCAGCGTCACCCGCACGTCCTTGCCCTGCTTGCGCGTCCACTCTTCCAGGATCGGCTCGAAGTGCGCGCAGTGCGGGCAGGTGTAGCCGAACACTTCCACCACCTCGATCTTGCCGGCCAGCGGCGCGAACGGCTGCGGGTTGGCGATCAGCGCGTAGTCCTGGCCTTCGACCAGGGCGGCGGTCTTGGGCTGCGCGCAGGCGCTCAACGGCAACAGGGTGAGCAGGCAC carries:
- a CDS encoding RHS repeat-associated core domain-containing protein — protein: MQRYDYDPYGNTTQTSTSYMNPYQYTGRERDASGLYYYRARYYRPEWGRFVSEDPIQLRAGPNAYMYARANPAKYRDPSGLWSVTITLIDGFGGAIVFGQDPETDQWFGGGRLGFGVEDGISFDPYGKRPGRDKTPCHGTTVGTYIGVGITFGPWSWNPIQGAAGVDIESGDTYQEGPEAADAATMNPSPKYGLSVGGSMGLEVIGH
- a CDS encoding endonuclease/exonuclease/phosphatase family protein → MTDPTTRTLRVLTANIQAGSSTRRYSDYVTRSWSHALPAGSKRSSLDAIAQLARGHDIVGLQESDPGSLRSGFTNQTHYLAERAGFNYWSHQPNRRMGGVASSANGLLSRLEPVEVQDHPLPGRLGGRGVLLAKFGDGAEGLAIAVAHLSLGANSRASQLAFIAELLSDHPNAVLMGDFNCVADRPEMQALYKRTRLQPPGCVVPTFPSWRPQRAIDHILVSDGLRCNEQRALPAAFSDHLAVATEIEVPQGMLR
- a CDS encoding thiol:disulfide interchange protein DsbA/DsbL; this encodes MKTRFALTLMALLPILVACKAQDGTADTVAPAADAPAAAPAAPAASDTAPAATAETASTPATDAAAPPAAEAPAAPVAARTPSGAEPVAGTDYKEIPGGQPFQPTNGKIEVTEVFGYVCPACAAFQPLIGPWKAGLPADVHFVYVPAMFGGTWDDYARAFYAAEALGVQEKTHEALYKAIHVDQSLKGERGRDSVQDIAGFYAKYGVDPKQFADTMGSFAVSSKTNRAKQFAMRSGVDGTPSLIVNGKYLIKGNSYPDKLRIADHLIARERAALAK
- a CDS encoding thiol:disulfide interchange protein DsbA/DsbL, which codes for MNRLPRLLLCLLTLLPLSACAQPKTAALVEGQDYALIANPQPFAPLAGKIEVVEVFGYTCPHCAHFEPILEEWTRKQGKDVRVTLVPAAFGGFWDSFASAFYAAQKLGVQTRSHHDLFEAIHDKHSVPVQNVAPEELAAFYAAYGVKPQDFVAAYSSPQVAAQVKAARDFATRSDIPGTPALVINGKYLVKGKNFQDMLRIADALVARERAGK